From Hydra vulgaris chromosome 07, alternate assembly HydraT2T_AEP, a single genomic window includes:
- the LOC136082689 gene encoding uncharacterized protein LOC136082689, translating into MVNCWNEDDWIKNIRMSKAAFNYLCKEVSPFMPIQGTNFRKSLPLEMKLAVTLYFLSGSADYRTIANLFGLGKSTVCTIVHRICKHFVDNLMKKYISLPSREETMEIIVSFEKLYGFPQVVGAVDGCHIRIKAPHKNSEDYINRKEYHSIILQGLVDSKYLFRDIFVGWTGKSHDSRVFKNSPLYKECLARTFLPTNLSKIIDNIEIGPLILGDSAYPLKNWLMKPYSDRGNLSIEEAKFNVSLSKCRVVVENGFGRLKGRFQCLLKRLDTTVEHTVNIVTTCCILHNFCTLTKQKYLNEWIEQTEIDLVNPILNHSCIELDNKAEFIRNSIKKHYFTTV; encoded by the coding sequence ATGGTAAACTGTTGGAACGAAGATGATTGGATAAAAAACATAAGAATGTCTAAAGCAGCCTTTAATTATCTGTGCAAGGAAGTTTCACCTTTTATGCCTATACAAGGCACTAACTTTCGTAAATCTTTGCCTTTAGAAATGAAGTTAGCTGTGacactttactttttaagtgGATCTGCAGATTACCGAACAATAGCCAATTTATTTGGCTTAGGAAAATCAACTGTTTGTACAATAGTTCACagaatttgtaaacattttgttGATAACTTAATGAAGAAATACATTTCCTTACCCTCAAGGGAAGAAACAATGGAGATTATagtaagttttgaaaaattatatggTTTTCCACAAGTAGTTGGAGCAGTTGATGGATGTCACATAAGAATAAAGGCTCCTCATAAAAATTCAGAGGACTATATAAACAGAAAAGAATATCACTCCATTATTTTACAGGGATTGGTAGACAGCAAGTATTTATTTAGAGATATTTTTGTAGGGTGGACTGGCAAATCACACGATTCaagggtttttaaaaattctcccTTATATAAAGAGTGTCTGGCTAGAACCTTTTTACCtacaaacttatctaaaataattgataatattgaaattggTCCTCTTATCCTTGGTGATTCAGCATATCCCCTTAAAAATTGGCTTATGAAACCTTACTCAGATCGTGGAAATCTTAGTATAGAAGAAGCAAAGTTTAACGTTTCTCTTAGTAAATGTCGTGTGGTGGTGGAGAATGGATTTGGAAGATTAAAAGGTCGATTTCAATGTCTTTTAAAGAGATTAGATACAACAGTTGAACACACAGTCAATATTGTTACAACATGTTGTATACTACATAACTTCTGTACTTTGACAaagcaaaagtatttaaatgaaTGGATTGAACAAACAGAAATTGACTTAGTAAACCCTATATTAAACCACAGTTGCATTGAACTTGACAATAAAGCTGAGTTTATTAGAAAttccataaaaaaacattattttacaacTGTTTAg